The following are encoded together in the Candidatus Omnitrophota bacterium genome:
- the rpsR gene encoding 30S ribosomal protein S18 codes for MERKKVEKSEKAERAERAERTERNQQDRERRQVKFQIAKGTSIDYKQFNVIQKYVSGRGKIFSRRVTGVSAKQQREIVRAIKKARFLGVLSGSAYAPHTQGSRA; via the coding sequence GTGGAAAGAAAAAAGGTTGAAAAGTCAGAAAAGGCAGAACGCGCAGAACGCGCAGAACGCACAGAAAGAAATCAACAAGACAGAGAGCGGCGCCAGGTGAAATTCCAGATCGCTAAAGGCACCAGCATTGATTATAAACAATTTAATGTTATCCAAAAATATGTTTCCGGACGTGGAAAAATATTTTCTCGGCGTGTTACGGGTGTTTCCGCTAAACAACAAAGAGAAATTGTCCGCGCGATCAAAAAGGCAAGATTTTTAGGAGTGTTGTCCGGAAGCGCATATGCACCGCATACGCAAGGGAGCAGAGCATGA
- a CDS encoding 50S ribosomal protein L25 codes for MQEITLEAHVRTAIGTRKTKQLRREDFIPAVVYGERKKTVAIQLDRKTFERIERLHHGENIILSLNVIDDDKKVKDYSAIVKDTQRDPVSGRILHLDLHHISLTKEIEVKVPIVAKGEPVGVKQDGGSLDHLLWELGVICLPTKIPHHIEVDVSSLKIKDVIHVKDIALPEGVKTKQDPDTIVFAVVPPMKEVTPEEAAAAATQAEPEVLKEKKEDPAAAKTAAGDKEKKPAEEKPKAEKSEGK; via the coding sequence ATGCAAGAAATCACACTAGAGGCACATGTACGAACTGCGATCGGGACAAGAAAAACAAAACAACTTCGTCGGGAAGATTTTATTCCGGCGGTTGTGTATGGTGAACGGAAGAAAACCGTTGCCATTCAGCTAGACCGAAAAACCTTTGAACGCATCGAGCGGCTTCATCATGGGGAAAACATCATCTTGAGCTTAAACGTTATTGATGATGATAAAAAGGTCAAAGATTATTCGGCGATCGTTAAAGATACCCAGCGCGATCCTGTTTCGGGGCGCATTTTACATCTCGATCTGCATCACATTTCCTTGACCAAAGAAATTGAGGTTAAGGTCCCTATCGTTGCCAAGGGCGAGCCGGTCGGTGTCAAACAAGACGGCGGTTCTTTGGACCATCTTTTGTGGGAATTAGGCGTTATCTGTTTACCCACCAAGATCCCTCATCACATCGAAGTCGATGTCAGTAGTTTAAAGATTAAAGATGTTATTCATGTTAAAGATATTGCGTTACCGGAAGGGGTCAAAACAAAACAAGATCCCGATACGATCGTGTTTGCGGTTGTTCCTCCGATGAAAGAAGTGACACCTGAAGAAGCTGCTGCGGCCGCGACACAAGCTGAGCCGGAAGTTCTTAAAGAGAAGAAAGAAGATCCAGCCGCTGCGAAAACAGCTGCCGGTGATAAAGAGAAAAAGCCCGCGGAAGAAAAGCCTAAGGCCGAAAAATCAGAAGGTAAATAA
- a CDS encoding tetratricopeptide repeat protein, with translation MMKPFRHQLLMAFAVSMVVLLLPLAVALAQANADVQSRALSISHYIKGLMEDWVGTAQDAVDHYKKSAEFDGDNYSVHLRLGADYVRLEKFDDAIKEFQLALKIKPDDFQSRYFLAFVYSARQEFDKAATEYELILKNLAKADPQNAEVLTYLGQLYYSQKKYDEAIAQYEMILAMEPKDVETIFILGSLNMDRGKRVEAKELFLKALTIDPEHANTLNSLGYLYAEEGTNLDEALGLIKKALEADSDNGAYLDSLGWVYFKKGMYTEALDFLNKAVVRIKDPVVYEHLGDVYFQLNDKTKAEENWKQALALSPEQVSITKKLNEIKGETTSQ, from the coding sequence ATGATGAAACCTTTTCGTCATCAATTGCTTATGGCGTTTGCCGTAAGCATGGTTGTCTTACTATTGCCTTTAGCTGTTGCTTTGGCACAAGCCAATGCGGATGTCCAATCTCGGGCTTTAAGTATCTCTCATTATATAAAAGGCCTGATGGAAGATTGGGTGGGAACGGCGCAAGACGCGGTCGACCATTACAAGAAATCGGCCGAGTTTGACGGAGATAATTATTCCGTCCATTTAAGGCTCGGCGCTGATTATGTCCGCCTGGAAAAATTCGACGATGCGATCAAAGAATTTCAGCTTGCCCTTAAGATCAAGCCGGATGATTTTCAATCCCGTTATTTTCTGGCATTTGTTTATTCCGCGCGCCAAGAATTTGACAAGGCCGCGACCGAATATGAATTGATCTTAAAAAATCTCGCCAAGGCTGATCCTCAAAATGCGGAAGTCTTAACTTATCTTGGGCAACTCTACTATTCCCAGAAGAAATATGACGAAGCGATCGCTCAATACGAAATGATCCTTGCCATGGAGCCTAAAGACGTGGAAACGATCTTTATCTTAGGTTCTTTGAACATGGATAGAGGAAAGCGCGTGGAGGCGAAAGAACTTTTCTTAAAAGCCTTAACCATTGACCCCGAACACGCCAACACCTTAAATTCTCTCGGCTATTTATATGCGGAAGAAGGGACCAATTTAGATGAGGCGTTGGGATTGATCAAAAAGGCCCTGGAGGCTGATTCGGATAATGGTGCCTATTTGGATAGCTTGGGATGGGTTTATTTTAAGAAAGGGATGTATACGGAAGCTTTGGATTTCTTGAATAAAGCCGTTGTCCGCATCAAAGACCCGGTGGTTTACGAGCATTTAGGCGATGTTTATTTCCAGCTGAACGATAAGACAAAAGCCGAAGAGAATTGGAAACAGGCTTTGGCGCTTTCGCCGGAGCAGGTGAGCATTACAAAAAAACTGAACGAGATCAAAGGCGAAACTACCAGTCAGTAA
- a CDS encoding ribose-phosphate pyrophosphokinase, with translation MNNLAVFSGNSNPQLAQEICHELSIPLTEVFVSRFSEGEIRVQIKENIRGKDVFIVQPTCPPVNESLMELLILIDAAKRASAQRITAVLPYYGYARQDRKDQPRVPITAKLVANLIVAAGVDRVLTMDLHASQIQGFFDIPVDHLYAINTLCDYFAKKKLDNLIVVSPDVGGIKMARAYAKWLGCGLAIVDKRRDSPEKVEAMHILGKVKGKRVIIVDDIIATANSMIEAIETLDKKGVIEVYAAVSHGILSGSALPRIHQCKPLKEVVITNSIPFKEVKKYPKIKALSVAPLLAEAIKRIHSEESVSSLFDSIRK, from the coding sequence ATGAACAATTTGGCTGTTTTTTCAGGAAATTCTAATCCGCAGTTAGCGCAAGAGATCTGTCATGAGCTTAGCATTCCCTTGACGGAGGTCTTTGTCTCGCGCTTTAGTGAAGGCGAAATTAGAGTCCAGATCAAAGAGAACATTCGCGGTAAAGACGTTTTCATCGTGCAGCCGACTTGTCCGCCAGTCAATGAAAGCTTGATGGAGCTTTTGATCTTGATCGACGCTGCTAAACGCGCTTCGGCCCAAAGAATTACCGCTGTTTTGCCTTATTATGGTTATGCCCGGCAAGACAGAAAAGATCAACCGCGCGTTCCGATCACGGCAAAACTCGTTGCCAATTTAATTGTTGCCGCCGGCGTTGACAGAGTTCTAACGATGGACTTGCACGCCAGCCAGATCCAAGGATTTTTTGATATTCCCGTCGATCATTTATATGCTATTAATACTTTGTGCGATTATTTTGCCAAAAAGAAATTGGATAATTTGATTGTTGTCTCTCCTGATGTCGGCGGAATTAAAATGGCGCGCGCCTATGCCAAATGGTTAGGTTGCGGGCTTGCCATCGTTGATAAACGCCGCGACAGCCCGGAAAAAGTGGAAGCCATGCACATTTTGGGAAAAGTAAAAGGCAAACGTGTTATTATCGTTGATGATATTATCGCAACCGCAAATTCTATGATCGAGGCCATTGAAACCTTGGATAAAAAAGGCGTTATAGAAGTGTACGCGGCCGTAAGCCATGGTATTCTTTCCGGAAGCGCGCTTCCGCGTATTCATCAGTGCAAACCTTTAAAAGAAGTTGTGATCACTAATAGTATTCCGTTCAAGGAAGTAAAGAAGTATCCGAAGATCAAGGCGCTTTCGGTCGCACCGCTTTTGGCCGAAGCTATTAAACGTATTCACAGCGAGGAATCCGTTAGTTCATTATTCGACTCAATCAGAAAGTAG
- the ispE gene encoding 4-(cytidine 5'-diphospho)-2-C-methyl-D-erythritol kinase — MKKISLKSPAKLNLLLKVVNKRLDGYHDLLTVFERIDLCDEIVFAENKSGAIRLFCSHPDIPKDEKNLIIQVAQILKKDFSVPSGVNITLKKKIPVAAGLGGGSSNAATALLGLNKLWKLSLKPKKLLEYAKKVGSDVAFFLAEQTWALGTERGDKIKPLKLRAKLWHILIVPELKVYSGEVFKALQPPKMNILTKKDDDVNILTRALRDNDLPRIEGLLSNDLETAIVQLHPNLVPMREKIRELTKSRIIFSGSGPALFGLARSRRDAENFKFILSKYFKRVFAVRSF; from the coding sequence ATGAAAAAAATTTCCTTGAAATCTCCCGCCAAGTTAAATCTTTTGCTAAAGGTCGTCAATAAAAGACTCGACGGATATCACGATCTTTTAACGGTTTTTGAGCGCATTGATCTATGCGATGAGATTGTTTTTGCCGAAAATAAAAGCGGAGCTATCCGTTTGTTTTGCTCTCATCCTGATATTCCCAAAGATGAGAAGAATTTGATCATCCAAGTCGCGCAAATCCTTAAAAAAGACTTTTCTGTTCCAAGCGGAGTTAATATTACGCTGAAGAAGAAAATTCCGGTGGCTGCCGGCTTGGGCGGAGGTTCAAGTAATGCCGCGACAGCCTTGCTGGGGCTTAATAAGCTATGGAAGCTTTCCTTAAAGCCGAAAAAACTTTTAGAATACGCGAAGAAAGTTGGAAGTGATGTTGCCTTTTTCTTAGCGGAGCAAACTTGGGCTTTGGGAACCGAGCGCGGAGATAAGATAAAACCGCTGAAATTAAGGGCAAAATTGTGGCATATTTTGATTGTTCCAGAGCTTAAAGTGTATTCAGGGGAAGTATTTAAAGCGCTTCAGCCGCCTAAGATGAATATATTGACAAAGAAAGATGATGATGTTAATATTCTAACTCGCGCTTTACGGGATAATGACTTGCCTAGAATAGAAGGCCTACTCTCGAATGATTTGGAGACAGCGATCGTGCAACTCCATCCTAATTTAGTTCCAATGCGGGAAAAAATAAGAGAGTTAACGAAGTCGCGCATCATTTTTTCGGGAAGCGGTCCGGCCCTTTTTGGGTTGGCTCGTTCTCGTCGGGATGCGGAAAACTTTAAATTTATTCTAAGTAAGTATTTTAAGCGGGTTTTTGCCGTGCGTTCATTCTGA
- a CDS encoding SurA N-terminal domain-containing protein — translation MLKVLRKKGVAKKILWVVAVIIILSFGFFGTANYYDRGNGNITYAGEMFGRKISFDQFQKSLFQARIQAIMAYGDNFNKVSQLLDLESVAWDRLIMLEEARRKNIKVSDTEVVAAVQNLNLFKNNGSFDPAIYEKIVNYYFRTKPRDFEEGIRQSLILQKLSESVTTGISVSEEDLLKEYKNKNEQIQVSYVLFAPKDDAKQIVLTPEEALKYYQDNKQDFFMPPSVNVEYLYLPVAPELPEKDKNDIAAKVTAITEDLTRDPNLPSIAEKHKVETGESGFFSHEQPPLKLGWPFELLQKIFSLEDNEVSGPVETAKGYYFVRLKEKKDSYIPEYAEVEEKVKEALGLEKARDISRSKAEEALKNINQTIEQNPEQKFSAIAKTLNLSVSQTKPFTRGQYLDNLGVVQEFQDAAFALIGTNRVSPVVEISKGFCIISVDNFVPIDEEKFKKEKEDFSKAVLAQKKNSAVDEFIERLRIKANLQDNIKALKEMGEQQL, via the coding sequence ATGCTTAAAGTATTACGCAAAAAAGGCGTTGCTAAAAAGATCTTATGGGTCGTTGCCGTTATTATCATTCTTTCGTTCGGTTTCTTTGGAACGGCAAATTACTACGACCGCGGTAACGGCAATATCACCTACGCCGGCGAAATGTTCGGACGAAAAATTTCTTTCGATCAATTTCAAAAGAGCTTATTTCAAGCGCGCATCCAAGCCATCATGGCCTACGGCGATAATTTTAATAAGGTTAGCCAGCTTCTGGACCTAGAATCTGTGGCCTGGGATCGATTGATCATGTTGGAAGAAGCTCGACGAAAGAACATTAAAGTTTCTGACACGGAAGTTGTCGCGGCAGTTCAGAATTTAAACCTTTTTAAAAACAATGGGTCTTTTGATCCAGCCATTTATGAAAAGATCGTCAACTATTACTTCCGTACTAAACCCAGAGATTTTGAAGAAGGCATCCGCCAATCGTTAATATTGCAAAAACTCTCCGAAAGCGTGACCACCGGCATCTCTGTTTCCGAGGAAGACCTTTTAAAAGAATATAAAAACAAAAATGAACAAATTCAGGTAAGCTACGTTCTTTTTGCGCCGAAAGACGACGCGAAGCAAATCGTCCTGACCCCCGAAGAGGCTTTGAAATATTACCAAGATAATAAGCAAGATTTCTTTATGCCGCCCAGCGTTAATGTTGAATATCTTTATTTACCTGTCGCACCGGAATTACCCGAAAAAGATAAAAATGACATTGCGGCAAAAGTTACCGCTATAACCGAAGATCTTACAAGAGATCCTAATTTACCTTCCATTGCCGAGAAACATAAAGTCGAAACCGGAGAAAGCGGATTTTTTAGCCACGAGCAACCACCTTTAAAGCTTGGCTGGCCGTTTGAACTATTGCAGAAGATCTTCAGCCTTGAAGATAACGAGGTTAGCGGCCCTGTCGAAACAGCAAAAGGATATTACTTCGTGCGCCTTAAGGAGAAAAAAGATTCTTACATTCCTGAATATGCGGAAGTTGAAGAGAAGGTTAAAGAAGCTTTAGGATTAGAAAAAGCGCGCGATATCTCACGAAGCAAGGCCGAAGAAGCTTTGAAGAATATCAATCAAACGATCGAGCAAAATCCGGAACAAAAATTCTCTGCGATCGCAAAGACACTTAATCTTTCGGTCAGTCAGACAAAACCGTTTACCCGGGGGCAATATTTAGACAACTTGGGCGTTGTGCAAGAATTCCAGGATGCGGCCTTCGCCTTGATCGGCACAAACAGGGTCAGCCCTGTAGTTGAAATTTCCAAAGGATTCTGCATAATATCCGTCGATAACTTTGTTCCCATTGATGAAGAAAAATTCAAAAAGGAAAAAGAAGACTTTTCTAAAGCGGTCCTGGCTCAAAAAAAGAACTCTGCCGTCGATGAATTCATCGAACGGCTGCGCATCAAAGCGAATCTTCAGGACAATATCAAGGCTTTAAAAGAAATGGGAGAGCAGCAGCTCTAA
- the pth gene encoding aminoacyl-tRNA hydrolase, producing MSARLVIGLGNPGKEYEDTRHNLGFRVVTKLAEKYEARFAKSVLLKGSLAKGETQQGKAYFFMPLTYMNNSGIAVTKAVHWRNVALEDILVVCDDLNLDFGKIRLRLQGSDGGHNGLRSIKEHLKTNEFARLRLGIGGPSNKGETAEFVLSKFTSEEKKGLKDFVDQAVDCCSLWLEGHVNQAMNQFNKKGER from the coding sequence GTGTCCGCTCGTCTTGTTATTGGTTTAGGCAATCCCGGCAAAGAATATGAAGATACGCGGCATAATTTAGGTTTTCGCGTTGTTACAAAATTAGCCGAGAAATACGAAGCACGGTTCGCGAAAAGCGTTCTTTTAAAAGGTTCTCTGGCTAAAGGTGAAACACAGCAAGGCAAAGCTTATTTTTTTATGCCGTTGACGTATATGAACAATTCAGGTATTGCTGTTACCAAAGCTGTTCATTGGCGCAATGTTGCTCTTGAAGATATTTTGGTTGTTTGCGATGATCTTAATCTTGATTTTGGAAAAATTCGCCTACGCCTTCAAGGCAGTGACGGCGGACACAATGGCCTGCGTTCTATCAAGGAGCATCTTAAGACGAATGAATTTGCTCGTCTGCGTTTAGGGATCGGCGGGCCGTCAAACAAGGGCGAGACAGCCGAATTTGTTCTTTCCAAATTTACCAGCGAAGAAAAAAAAGGGTTGAAAGATTTTGTCGACCAAGCCGTCGACTGTTGTAGTTTGTGGCTAGAAGGACATGTTAATCAAGCGATGAATCAATTTAACAAAAAGGGAGAGCGATGA
- a CDS encoding NTP transferase domain-containing protein, whose translation MNDLKVIILAAGKGVRMNSDTPKVLHKVCGKTIIEHVLDLAVSVGSLKTYVVVGHQASQVKDFLGKNIAVVVQKKLLGTADAVKAASKGLKNFNGDCLIVCGDTPLLRKETVLKLIKRHKVSKAACTVLTAIVKDPKGYGRIVRDGNNNIVGIREEKDATVSEQNIKEINVGTYCFKSSELLSGLSAIKMNTKKKEFYLTDIVALLSQKSKRVDFVTTDDASEGFGINDREDLAAAQDCLRQRILKEFMRQGVTIVDPATTFIDQDVKIGRDTTIKPFTVIESHVRIGKNCIIGPFCHLRPDTTIADHTEVGNFTEVSRSRIGKDCFMKHFSFLGDAMVGNRVNIGAGVVTANFDGKNKNATHIHDDAFIGSDSILVAPVVIGKKSATGAGCVLTKGKKVPAGYVAAGVPARITSKRKF comes from the coding sequence ATGAACGACTTGAAAGTTATAATCCTGGCCGCCGGAAAAGGTGTGCGGATGAATTCCGACACTCCCAAGGTCCTTCATAAAGTTTGCGGCAAAACGATCATTGAGCATGTTTTAGATTTAGCAGTTTCGGTAGGTTCTTTGAAAACGTATGTTGTGGTTGGTCATCAGGCAAGCCAAGTGAAGGATTTTTTAGGGAAAAACATCGCTGTTGTGGTCCAGAAAAAGCTTTTAGGAACGGCCGATGCCGTTAAGGCAGCGTCAAAAGGGTTAAAGAATTTTAACGGCGATTGTTTGATCGTTTGCGGTGACACGCCGCTTCTTCGCAAAGAAACCGTGCTCAAACTCATTAAGCGCCATAAAGTTTCAAAGGCGGCCTGCACGGTTTTAACAGCGATCGTTAAGGACCCCAAAGGTTACGGCAGGATCGTTCGTGACGGGAATAATAATATCGTCGGGATACGCGAAGAAAAGGATGCCACGGTTTCCGAACAAAATATCAAAGAGATCAATGTCGGCACGTATTGTTTTAAGTCATCGGAATTGCTGAGTGGTTTATCGGCCATTAAGATGAACACGAAGAAAAAAGAATTTTATTTAACGGACATCGTTGCTTTGTTAAGTCAAAAAAGTAAGCGAGTTGATTTTGTGACGACAGATGACGCGTCAGAGGGTTTTGGCATTAATGATCGTGAAGATCTAGCGGCAGCGCAGGATTGTTTGCGCCAAAGGATTTTAAAGGAATTCATGCGGCAAGGCGTTACCATCGTTGACCCCGCGACGACATTTATCGATCAGGATGTTAAGATCGGCCGCGATACAACGATCAAACCTTTTACCGTCATTGAAAGCCATGTGCGCATTGGCAAGAATTGCATCATTGGGCCGTTTTGCCATCTTCGGCCGGATACAACGATCGCTGATCATACGGAAGTGGGGAATTTCACAGAAGTGTCCCGTTCTCGTATCGGAAAAGATTGCTTTATGAAACATTTTAGCTTTTTAGGTGATGCGATGGTGGGAAATCGGGTGAATATTGGCGCCGGTGTTGTGACGGCCAATTTTGACGGAAAGAATAAAAATGCGACACATATTCACGACGACGCTTTTATCGGTTCAGATTCTATTTTAGTCGCTCCGGTTGTTATCGGAAAGAAAAGTGCTACGGGAGCGGGCTGTGTTTTAACCAAGGGAAAGAAAGTTCCCGCTGGCTATGTTGCCGCCGGAGTTCCGGCGAGAATAACATCGAAAAGAAAATTTTAA
- a CDS encoding DUF3473 domain-containing protein: MTRKFARVRLTAIYRKKTHHKSKGTQVVVNALGIEITEWYHLNGLDLSGEISREYESRVVANTLNVLELLSVMETKATFFVLGIIAEKFPDLVVRIEDAGHEIASHGYLFKELRAHTIDSFREDLKKSIAILQGISKKPVVGYRAPGFSMNSDCLWAMDILKQEGISYDSSIAPVRHRLYGIPSAPRIPYHIREDLVEFPPSTVRILFDHVLFSGGAALRDFPYSLIKRTVENLNDQGIVVNFFLRAWELNPFFSKAKIPLSFRSEYLNGLEKTKKRFEQILTDFQCAPLSKIIQDKKL; encoded by the coding sequence TTGACAAGAAAATTTGCCCGTGTTAGACTAACCGCAATTTATAGAAAGAAAACGCATCATAAATCAAAAGGAACGCAAGTCGTGGTTAATGCTTTAGGAATTGAAATTACCGAATGGTACCATTTGAACGGTTTGGATCTTTCCGGTGAAATCAGCCGCGAATATGAAAGCCGGGTTGTTGCCAATACCTTAAACGTTCTTGAGCTATTAAGCGTTATGGAAACAAAGGCGACATTTTTTGTTTTGGGCATTATTGCCGAGAAATTTCCTGACTTGGTGGTCCGCATCGAAGACGCCGGCCACGAGATCGCTAGCCATGGTTATCTTTTTAAAGAACTGCGCGCGCATACGATCGACTCTTTCCGGGAAGATCTAAAAAAATCGATCGCCATTTTGCAAGGCATCTCCAAGAAGCCGGTTGTTGGTTACCGCGCTCCCGGTTTTTCAATGAACAGCGATTGTCTTTGGGCGATGGACATCTTAAAACAAGAAGGTATTTCTTATGACAGCAGCATTGCTCCGGTTCGTCATCGGCTTTATGGAATTCCTTCCGCGCCGCGAATTCCATATCACATTCGGGAAGACCTAGTGGAATTTCCTCCTTCCACGGTCCGTATTTTATTCGATCATGTTCTTTTCTCCGGAGGCGCCGCTTTAAGGGACTTTCCGTATTCCTTAATAAAGCGAACAGTAGAAAACCTGAACGACCAAGGCATTGTTGTTAATTTCTTTTTAAGGGCTTGGGAGCTGAATCCCTTTTTCTCGAAAGCAAAGATCCCTCTTTCATTTCGTTCGGAATACCTAAACGGATTAGAAAAAACCAAAAAGCGCTTCGAACAAATTCTAACCGATTTTCAATGCGCGCCTCTTTCAAAGATCATTCAGGATAAGAAGCTTTGA
- the rpsF gene encoding 30S ribosomal protein S6 has protein sequence MNKYELVVIVKAQMPQEAKEAIAKYACDAISKNGGKVINSQVWLEKHKLAFSIKKCLEATFYLIKFDAPTAAIIKAKQLLRMNEEILRFMFTKI, from the coding sequence ATGAATAAGTACGAATTGGTAGTGATTGTTAAAGCGCAAATGCCGCAAGAGGCCAAAGAGGCAATAGCGAAATATGCCTGCGATGCTATTTCTAAAAACGGCGGTAAGGTGATCAATAGCCAGGTTTGGCTGGAAAAACACAAGCTGGCGTTTAGCATCAAGAAATGTTTAGAAGCTACATTTTATCTTATTAAGTTTGACGCACCTACAGCGGCCATCATAAAAGCAAAACAACTTCTGCGCATGAACGAAGAAATTTTGCGGTTTATGTTCACCAAAATATAA
- a CDS encoding single-stranded DNA-binding protein gives MASLNKVLLIGNLTRDPELRYTPSGVAVVNLRLAINRKYKDKTGEMKEEVCFITATAWDRQAEVCNQYLQKGRPVFIEGRLQSRSWEGTDGQKKSVIEVRAERIQFLGGKDTGAPAAGADEEAPADHSSPADSKTESASWNEEEGAG, from the coding sequence ATGGCTAGTTTAAATAAAGTTCTTCTCATCGGTAATCTGACCCGCGACCCGGAATTGCGCTATACGCCGTCGGGTGTTGCGGTCGTTAATTTGCGTTTAGCGATCAATCGGAAATATAAGGATAAAACGGGAGAAATGAAAGAAGAAGTTTGTTTTATCACCGCGACCGCCTGGGACAGACAGGCTGAAGTCTGTAACCAATATTTGCAAAAGGGCCGTCCTGTTTTCATTGAAGGAAGGTTGCAATCGCGTTCATGGGAAGGAACGGATGGACAAAAAAAATCCGTTATTGAGGTTCGTGCCGAACGAATTCAGTTTTTGGGTGGTAAAGATACCGGCGCTCCTGCGGCCGGCGCAGATGAAGAAGCTCCAGCCGATCATTCTTCTCCGGCGGACAGCAAAACAGAGAGCGCTTCGTGGAATGAAGAAGAAGGCGCTGGATAA
- the hisG gene encoding ATP phosphoribosyltransferase, protein MKKLKLGLPKGSLQAATIKVFERAGFKIYVSERSYFPHIDDTEIDPVLLRAQEMSRYVEDGVLDCGITGEDWILENGSKVTRLADLIYAKQSSVKVRWVLAVPEDSSIKSVKDLQGKKIATELVNVTKNYLTKNKVSADVEFSWGATEAKVASGLVDAVVELTETGSSLRANKLRIVTTLCESTTQFIANSKAIQDPWKKKKMDQLILLLTGAIAADHMVGLKMNIEEKNLKKVLALLTSLKNPTISHLSQKNWLAVETVIDEGIVRGLILKLKEAGAQGIIEYPLNKLIY, encoded by the coding sequence ATGAAAAAACTCAAGCTTGGTTTACCAAAGGGAAGTTTACAAGCCGCGACCATCAAGGTTTTTGAACGGGCGGGCTTTAAGATCTATGTTTCCGAACGTTCCTATTTCCCGCACATTGATGATACCGAGATCGATCCGGTTTTATTGCGCGCGCAAGAAATGTCGCGTTATGTCGAAGACGGTGTCTTAGATTGCGGCATTACCGGCGAAGATTGGATCTTAGAAAACGGCTCCAAGGTAACTCGTTTAGCCGATCTCATTTATGCCAAGCAAAGTTCGGTCAAGGTGCGCTGGGTTTTGGCCGTTCCGGAAGATTCCTCCATCAAATCCGTTAAGGACCTGCAAGGTAAGAAAATAGCGACGGAACTCGTCAATGTCACAAAGAATTATCTGACAAAAAACAAGGTTAGCGCTGATGTGGAATTTAGCTGGGGTGCGACAGAAGCGAAAGTCGCCTCCGGTTTAGTTGATGCCGTCGTGGAATTGACCGAAACAGGAAGCAGTTTACGTGCCAATAAGCTGCGCATTGTCACAACTTTGTGCGAATCCACAACGCAGTTTATTGCTAATTCAAAAGCCATTCAAGACCCCTGGAAGAAAAAGAAGATGGATCAGCTGATCCTGCTTTTAACAGGGGCGATCGCTGCCGATCATATGGTGGGCTTAAAGATGAATATTGAAGAAAAAAATCTTAAAAAGGTTTTAGCCCTATTGACATCGCTAAAAAATCCTACCATTTCTCATTTGAGCCAGAAAAATTGGCTGGCGGTTGAAACCGTTATTGATGAAGGAATAGTGCGCGGCCTTATTCTAAAGTTAAAGGAAGCCGGCGCTCAAGGGATCATCGAGTATCCTCTTAATAAGCTGATCTATTAA
- a CDS encoding septation protein SpoVG family protein, which produces MEITEIRVFLKEGQDKKLKAYATVTFDSVFVVRNIKVIQGAANLFIAMPSRKTKNPCPKCGFKNEAGSRFCSHCAASLPAHEKPPVSAVDIDSKSEHRDIAHPVTQQFREYLQNKILEAYKKEIGKSVSKPATSSSDIEDE; this is translated from the coding sequence ATGGAGATCACGGAGATCAGGGTATTCTTAAAAGAAGGCCAGGATAAGAAACTCAAAGCCTACGCGACGGTCACCTTCGACAGTGTTTTTGTTGTGCGCAACATCAAGGTTATTCAGGGAGCCGCGAACCTTTTTATCGCGATGCCGTCGAGGAAAACGAAAAATCCGTGTCCCAAATGCGGTTTTAAAAATGAAGCCGGAAGCAGGTTTTGCAGTCATTGTGCGGCCTCATTACCTGCGCATGAAAAACCTCCGGTAAGCGCCGTTGATATCGATTCAAAATCTGAACATCGGGATATTGCTCATCCCGTGACGCAGCAATTTCGCGAATATTTGCAAAACAAGATATTAGAAGCTTATAAGAAAGAAATCGGCAAATCTGTCAGCAAGCCGGCAACTTCGTCATCCGATATCGAAGACGAGTAA